From the genome of Blastocatellia bacterium, one region includes:
- a CDS encoding Gfo/Idh/MocA family oxidoreductase yields the protein MSDNRFNRRDFVKTAVGAGLAVSALGPAVRGHILGSNDRINIGLIGVGGRGRSLLEWAMKTGQQETTPATVVAVADVYGKRLRSAKETAKCDGYLDYRELLQRKDIDAVIIATPDHWHAPMAIEALNSGKDVYLEKPMTHTVEEAKVVYETVKKTGRILQVGSQTTSSDQWWKARKAIQDGMIGKLLMSQGSYHRNSTEGEWNWRIDPTAGPDAKGDDFIDWKMWLGSAPKRPFNADRFFRFRKYWDYSGGIATDLFYHVMAPLNICWGEAQFPYRVVGTGGTYVFKDEREVPDTFMLVADYSQGHSVVLSSSMANDTHIPGLIRGHEGTIMMVPGGQFEGRVDYITATPQRIAKQKFKDKYGTIEMMIETEPRQSHMENWLSCIKTRQTPVLDALTAYKAMVTIGMSVQSYREGRVLFFDEAKQKVVHEPPGAGGTARA from the coding sequence ATGTCTGACAATAGATTCAATCGCAGAGATTTTGTTAAGACGGCAGTCGGCGCCGGCCTTGCCGTAAGCGCGCTTGGCCCGGCGGTGCGCGGGCACATCCTCGGCTCTAATGATCGGATCAACATCGGCTTGATCGGCGTCGGTGGGCGCGGGCGCAGCCTTCTGGAATGGGCCATGAAGACGGGCCAGCAAGAGACAACGCCCGCCACAGTCGTGGCCGTCGCTGACGTCTACGGCAAGCGGCTGAGATCGGCAAAAGAGACCGCGAAGTGCGACGGCTATCTGGATTATCGCGAGCTGCTGCAACGCAAAGACATTGATGCGGTGATCATCGCGACGCCCGATCACTGGCATGCGCCAATGGCCATTGAAGCGCTGAACAGCGGCAAAGATGTTTATCTCGAAAAGCCGATGACGCACACCGTCGAAGAAGCGAAAGTGGTTTATGAAACAGTTAAGAAGACCGGGCGCATCTTGCAAGTCGGCTCGCAGACGACAAGCTCTGACCAGTGGTGGAAGGCGCGCAAGGCAATCCAGGACGGAATGATCGGCAAGCTCTTAATGAGCCAGGGTTCCTACCATCGCAACTCGACGGAAGGCGAGTGGAACTGGCGCATTGATCCAACCGCCGGGCCGGACGCCAAAGGGGATGATTTCATCGACTGGAAGATGTGGCTCGGCTCCGCGCCGAAGCGCCCGTTCAACGCCGACCGCTTTTTCCGTTTCCGCAAGTACTGGGACTATTCGGGGGGCATCGCGACCGACCTTTTCTATCACGTCATGGCGCCGCTCAACATTTGCTGGGGCGAAGCGCAGTTCCCTTATCGGGTGGTCGGCACCGGCGGAACTTATGTCTTCAAGGATGAGCGCGAAGTGCCCGACACGTTTATGCTGGTGGCCGATTACTCGCAGGGGCATTCGGTCGTCCTCAGCTCCTCGATGGCCAACGACACGCACATCCCCGGCCTGATTCGCGGCCACGAAGGAACGATCATGATGGTGCCGGGCGGCCAGTTCGAAGGCCGCGTCGATTACATCACCGCGACGCCGCAGCGCATCGCCAAGCAAAAATTCAAAGACAAATACGGCACGATTGAGATGATGATTGAAACCGAGCCGCGCCAGTCACACATGGAAAACTGGTTGAGCTGCATCAAGACGCGGCAGACGCCTGTGCTGGATGCGCTGACCGCCTATAAGGCGATGGTCACCATCGGCATGAGCGTGCAGTCGTATCGCGAAGGCCGCGTGCTCTTTTTCGATGAAGCGAAGCAGAAAGTCGTCCACGAGCCGCCCGGCGCCGGAGGCACCGCAAGGGCTTAA